Proteins encoded in a region of the Archangium lipolyticum genome:
- a CDS encoding AAA family ATPase, whose protein sequence is MNPPMYFAELTVENVRCFSSRQVLDLRDSHGRLAQWTVILGDNGVGKTTLLQCLYGMKPTVLPPMPGTLAGTVPDFTYWAPELKQGLRRSLSEEDSQLTASIAMGASLGDASDVIVPLSLEEQWNERKTSGSQYSSMNADMFCCGYGASRRPGRTTLSADSRPWAAATLFSDNAELINVEEWLLQADYSARSNAPGASRRFEHIRETILRLLENVSAVRIEGLDKVPPQPIVQLETPYGWVRPHQLSLGYRAMLSWVLDLASRMFERYPTSEDPLSEPAVVLVDEIDLHLHPRWQRDIVRFLSERFQRTQFIVTAHSPLIVQAAENANLVVLHRAPDDGDHVLIQNDPEIVRGWRVDQLLTSDLFGLTSARPPGFTKLLERRGELLEKATRTQEEEQELANIERELQSMPTGETPEDIDAGKTIRWFAEQLRKDTAHS, encoded by the coding sequence TTGAACCCACCGATGTATTTCGCGGAGCTCACTGTCGAAAACGTCCGGTGTTTCAGCTCGCGGCAGGTGCTCGATCTTCGTGACAGCCATGGCCGGCTCGCCCAGTGGACGGTCATCCTGGGCGACAACGGGGTCGGCAAGACGACACTGCTGCAGTGCCTCTATGGCATGAAGCCGACCGTGCTGCCGCCCATGCCCGGTACGCTGGCGGGTACCGTCCCTGACTTCACCTACTGGGCTCCCGAGCTGAAACAAGGGCTTCGCCGGAGCCTGAGCGAGGAGGACAGCCAGCTCACGGCCAGCATCGCCATGGGTGCATCTCTCGGAGATGCGAGCGATGTCATCGTGCCCCTGTCCCTGGAAGAACAGTGGAACGAGAGGAAGACGAGCGGGTCTCAATACAGCTCGATGAATGCCGACATGTTCTGCTGCGGGTATGGGGCCTCGCGGCGGCCCGGGCGTACCACGCTGTCTGCGGACTCCCGGCCATGGGCGGCCGCCACGCTCTTCTCCGACAACGCCGAGCTCATCAACGTCGAGGAGTGGTTGCTCCAGGCGGACTACTCCGCTCGCTCGAACGCACCCGGGGCCAGCAGGCGGTTCGAGCACATCCGCGAGACCATCTTGCGACTCCTGGAGAACGTCTCCGCCGTTCGCATCGAGGGGCTCGACAAGGTGCCACCCCAGCCCATCGTGCAGCTCGAAACCCCGTATGGATGGGTACGGCCGCACCAACTCAGCCTCGGCTACAGGGCCATGCTGAGTTGGGTCCTGGACCTCGCCAGCCGGATGTTCGAGCGCTATCCCACGAGTGAGGATCCACTCTCCGAGCCCGCGGTGGTCCTGGTCGATGAGATCGACCTGCACCTTCACCCCCGCTGGCAGCGCGACATCGTGAGATTCCTGAGCGAGCGCTTCCAAAGAACCCAGTTCATCGTCACGGCCCACAGCCCCCTCATCGTCCAGGCCGCGGAGAACGCCAACCTGGTCGTCCTCCACCGCGCGCCCGACGATGGGGATCATGTCTTGATCCAGAACGACCCGGAGATCGTCCGGGGCTGGCGGGTCGACCAGCTTCTCACGAGCGACCTCTTCGGCCTCACGAGCGCACGCCCGCCAGGGTTCACGAAGCTGCTCGAGCGACGGGGTGAGCTCCTCGAGAAGGCAACGCGTACCCAGGAGGAGGAGCAGGAGCTCGCCAACATCGAACGCGAGCTACAGTCGATGCCGACTGGCGAGACGCCAGAGGACATCGACGCGGGCAAGACGATCCGATGGTTCGCCGAGCAGCTCCGAAAGGACACGGCCCACTCGTGA
- a CDS encoding bifunctional ornithine acetyltransferase/N-acetylglutamate synthase gives MPSTHLTFSSAEAHRDWLEGQSALPRGFRVGRTRLEFMPAEVARPAKMNLTLIVLDEPTPAFAAMFTKNAFPGAPVLIGRERLKEATLGAVVVNNKVSNVCAPGGVEASERLCAAVAGKLGLSASQVLPCSTGVIGWRLPVDAMVEAVPQAVSTLAGGSVLPAAEGIMTTDLYAKVRRARVGNGSVVGIAKGAGMIEPNLATMLVFLMTDVDVPREALRSTMHAVVSRTFGCISVDSDTSTSDTVALLSSRKVPCPSLPEFEAALQQVCADLAEDIVRNGEGVHHVMRVRVSGAPSEEVARGIGKSVVNSPLFQCAVNGNDPNVGRLVAAIGKYVGAHHPEVDLSRCTLRMGGRVIFERSAFRLDNEAEKALVAHMKGAELYASVPPADGLTFRPPVTFPPHERSVEIDVELGTGPASSTVLGSDRSHEYISENADYRS, from the coding sequence ATGCCCAGCACGCACCTGACCTTCTCCTCCGCCGAGGCCCACCGCGACTGGCTGGAGGGCCAGTCCGCCCTGCCCCGAGGCTTCCGTGTCGGGCGCACGCGCCTGGAGTTCATGCCCGCCGAGGTGGCCAGGCCCGCGAAGATGAACCTCACCCTCATCGTGCTCGACGAGCCGACCCCGGCGTTCGCGGCGATGTTCACGAAAAACGCCTTCCCGGGAGCGCCGGTGCTCATCGGCCGCGAGCGGCTGAAGGAGGCCACGCTGGGCGCGGTGGTGGTGAACAACAAGGTGAGCAACGTGTGCGCGCCCGGGGGCGTCGAGGCCTCCGAGCGGCTGTGCGCGGCGGTGGCCGGGAAGCTGGGGCTGAGCGCCTCGCAGGTGCTGCCGTGCTCCACGGGCGTCATCGGCTGGCGGCTGCCGGTGGACGCGATGGTGGAGGCGGTGCCCCAGGCGGTGTCCACGCTCGCGGGCGGCTCGGTGCTGCCCGCCGCCGAGGGCATCATGACGACCGACCTGTACGCCAAGGTCCGCCGGGCCCGGGTGGGCAACGGGAGCGTCGTGGGCATCGCCAAGGGCGCGGGGATGATCGAACCCAACCTGGCCACCATGCTCGTCTTCCTGATGACGGACGTGGACGTGCCGCGCGAGGCCCTGCGCTCGACGATGCACGCGGTGGTCTCGAGGACGTTCGGCTGCATCAGCGTGGACAGTGACACGAGCACCTCGGACACGGTGGCGCTGCTGTCCTCGAGGAAGGTGCCCTGCCCGAGCCTCCCGGAGTTCGAGGCCGCGCTGCAGCAGGTGTGCGCGGACCTGGCCGAGGACATCGTGCGCAATGGCGAGGGCGTGCACCACGTCATGCGCGTGCGGGTGAGCGGCGCCCCGAGCGAGGAGGTGGCGCGGGGCATCGGCAAGTCGGTGGTGAACTCGCCGCTGTTCCAGTGCGCGGTGAACGGGAACGACCCGAACGTGGGCCGGCTGGTGGCGGCCATCGGCAAGTACGTGGGAGCGCACCATCCCGAGGTGGACCTGTCGCGCTGCACCCTGCGCATGGGCGGCCGGGTCATCTTCGAGCGGAGCGCCTTCCGCCTGGACAACGAGGCGGAGAAGGCGCTGGTGGCCCACATGAAGGGCGCCGAGCTGTACGCCAGCGTCCCTCCCGCGGATGGGCTCACCTTCCGCCCGCCGGTGACGTTCCCGCCGCACGAGCGCTCCGTGGAGATCGACGTGGAGCTGGGCACCGGCCCGGCCAGCAGCACCGTGCTCGGCTCGGACCGCAGCCACGAGTACATCAGCGAGAACGCGGACTACCGCAGCTGA